The genomic stretch ACCCTTGGGGAGGACACACTATATCTGAATAAGAAGCGATAGAATGTATGCTATACAAAGTGTTTGTTGGGGGATACTTGTATGGCAGGTCTTAGGAAGAGATTAGATGTTAGCTAAAATACAGGAAGTTTTGTAAGAGGAGTCTGTGCTGAGGGACTTGGGACCCTACTATCAACAAGTTGCTATTGCAATGGTCAGATAGATATACTAGTCAGGGCACTGACTTGTAACAAAGGCTAGTTCAACTAGATGTAGTGAACAAGCATCAACTGAGGGTTTACATTTGATGCTAATGCCTGGGGGAGGACAATAGAAGTTTGCGTATGGAATAAGGTGATGTAGGTAGCTGAAAGGGTCCCAGGGGAGTTTGCCTGTAGCATCCTCTGGACATCATAAGTCTTGGCTTCatatacagtggaagaaatagatCTAGGCCACAGCATGGTATTCGGGGCTCTGTGGAAACCTAGATTTTGCTACTACAAGGCACAGTTGAGCAGAATAGTATATTGTCTGTGGGAATCAAGCTAAATATAGAAGAATCTAGAAAATCCAATATCTAGTGAGGGAGCAAACGACATTCTATCCCATGGAGGAGGCATAGGAAATCCCGGTATGGAGTGGGATATTGTGGGTGGCAAAATGTGTGTACTTCTGGGTATGTCAGTAGGGTGCTTCCTGGTGAGTGCCTTTCTTTGGATACAAAATAGTAATAGATGGCAGAATTAGACTTCTATATTTGGGGCACTGTTGAAGCCTATGGTCACTAATAACATGCAAGAATGTAAGTGTAAAACTAGGCTGGGACAATGGCAGTGAGAAATAAGATAAATTAGGTGGAATGTGGAAAGGCTAGGATATAGTGGGACAAATAGTTACCTGGTTAGCCTGGGGGAGGACATGGGAAGTCTAGACAAACAGTGGGGTTATGTATGCACAGCAAATTTTCCACGAGTAGGTACAGCTGCAGTAGTTTCTGAGAGGATCCTATGTACTGGCTACATCACAGGAAGGGGTGGTGAGATGATCCTGCGGTTTAAAACTAGGGTTCTTAAAGAAGGTGAGACATCACTACTGCAAGGTGCATGTTGCTGTTCTATAATGGAACAGAGGCTGTTCTCCCCATAGTAGATCCCACTgaatatgaaacaaacaaacaaacaaaaagaaaaaacaagttcTGAATGTGGGGGTACTCACCTGATGAGACCATGGAAAGTGACTTggaagggaaatgggaaaatTGAGTATAAGGTAAAGATGTAAGGGCAGCTCAAAGTCTCCTGTAACCAGATGTATACAGGGTTCTCCATGGTGGGAGCCTAGATGTTGGTTATAGAACAAGGTGTGGTCTTTGGTCTAGGTTGGTAGTTTATTGAGAATTTTGTTAAAGTCTAGGTGTCAGTCCTGCCATGAAAGAAGTCCAGGTTAAGACTGGCCATTCTTTGTGGTACCCACTTTAGATTTGGCAAGTTGTGGACAACAAGTGTGTAGTAGTGTGTAGCATACTCAATACACTAGAAAACtgtaagaaaaagtaaaattattgtTTATGGACTGGGCTTGTATAGGTAGTGAAAATTGCCCTTTGGATGAAGGAGGCCATCACAGGCTCATATATCCTGtccagaggaaaggaagaagatgagACTAGGCTAGGGTCATGATTTGGGACACTGTTAAAGTCTATAGGGTTACTACTACAAGGCTACACATTCAGGTTATATGCATTCAGTAGCTCCATAGAAATTTAGAAGTATAAATACttagatgagtgtgtgtgtgtgtgtgtgtgtgtgtgtgtgtgtgtgtgtgtgtatttctgcatcCTGTCGAGAgtgggatagaaagacctgggaagTTTCTGTATGGAAAGTGGAGTATGGTGTAGATGTTTCAAAGGGTCCTGTGAGTGGATGTGAACAGGGCCAATCCTGGAAGGACTTTAGATGTTACCTATAGTGCTTAGGATGGTACTGGGTGTATTTCCTAGATTTTGGCACTAGGACTTCATATTGGGACAAGGTTGGGTAACATAGGTAGACTGAAGGAAGCTTAGAGGTAGTTACTACAAGATACAGGCAGCAAGAATAGTCTTTGGGACTCAGGATAAATATGGCAGGATATAGAAAAACAGGTATAAGATGCTGGCGTACAATCACCAAGCTTGAGCAGGACATGGGAAGTCTGTGTATGAAGTAAGGTGGCATAGACAGAGCAAAATGTTCTATGTATAGATGTTAGAAAGAGGCTGGTTCCTGCTGGGAGCCTAGCTGTTTGATATAACACAGTTTGGGATTATAATTGTCATATATATCAATATTTAAATACGACAATGTTTCTTGGGAATGATTTTAGGGAAGACATTCAAGATACTAGGCAAAGATTAAGGCAGACATAGTGGAATAAACCATTAAGGAGCAGGGCACTTGGGGAGGTGTTTTGAGAAGCAAATTCTTTGCTACGTGTTCTACCATAACTAAAGTGAATATATGCAGAAGAATGATATGGAAAAGTTGTCTTGGGGTTGTTGAAGGGAAGCCTCCTTCTAAAACTGGACTCTCTTTGATTTCTCAGTATTTGTCCGTCCCTCACAACAAGTGGCCGGAGTGGTACATTCTGTTGTTTGCTGCTTCATCAGGCATTCTGGCAGGTCAGACCCATGCTTTGTGATGTCTGAGCACATGCTAGCCTCCTATTAGCTGGAGCCTTTGTGACCAATCAGGCCTGAGGGCTGTGACCGTCACTGCTGGTCAGTTGCTCAGACCTTTCTAGGTAAGAGGACCTAAACTTGAACACAGCAAAGGAAACCAATAAGCCAAAGGAGGAACTGTCCGAAATGGACCATCCAACATCTTCTATAGACTTCGGGGAAGCCAAACCCAAGCCAGTCATGTTGGTAAAGACAAAGGCAGCCTGCAAGCTTTACCCAGCATGCATACTTTATGGAAAGGTAAGATGACCTACCCTACCTGAGCTTCCTGAATTGATTTACTCTTGTTTAAAGTGAATTGCTTTCTCTAGTCTGGCCTAAATCACCTTATCTACCTCATCCTTTCTGGCAAAGTCTGCTTCACTTCTTAGCCTGaattctttctaaaaaaaaaaaaaaaataagaataataacacCTTTGTGTCTTCCCTCTTATCACTACAGGCCTCCAAAGCCAAAAAGTGTGGGAGGCGCTCCCAACGGAAGACTTCCAAGAAGTGTGATGATATTGATGATATTCAACAACTGGTGCTGCAGAAAGTCAAAGAATCACAGCCTAATGAAGAATCTTTGTGGCTTGAGGAGCTATCTGCAAATATCTTCAGTGATCAACATGCGAGAGTATCAAGTGCAAGTGCTATTACAAGTGAAACTTCAACTTCCACAGGTGAAATTGTAGGCATTGCTCACAAGACTTCAACCGTTGcaagcaaaacttcaaccttACTAAACAAAACGTCAACCATGGCAGGCAAAATTTCAAACACTGAAGGCGAAATTTCAGCTGTCTCAAGAGAAATGTCAACCATCAAAGATGAAAATTCCACTCTCCCAGTCGAAATTTCAGCCATTTTAAGAGAAATTTCAACCATCGCAGGCGAAATTTCTGCCATCATAAGTGAAACCTCAAACCCGGCATGCGCAAGCGCAAACCGAAAAACAACCACATCCATAAGCTTCACTACAGTTGAGGCTACCGGGGTTGAGGCAAACATGGATGAGGCATCCACGGTTGATGCAGATAACCAATAAATGATGTCATGATGTggagaaattctctcttccacaaactataaaattttaaattacattgttACAAATAAACCAAGTCTTAATTGAAATGATATGTGTTCTTTTGAGTCACTAATGGTAGAACTGGAAAGGGGGGAGGAATGGAAGTTATAGAACAAAAGAGGGAGCTTGTTGGGGGTATTATGATGAGGGAGGGATTTAGGTCTCAAAAAGGTTAGAGCCAGACAAGTAACTTGGGTGTGTACATGAAAAAGGAGGGAATTTCAATGGGTATATGAGAATAGACAGAATTTGATCACAAATTGTTgggggccagaaaaaaaaaagaattaggtgGGTATATGGTGCAACAGGGACTTTAGGTGGTGATATGGCAGGGCAGATATTTTGGATTCTCTTGGGATTGAGGACAGATATATATGGAATTTGGTTGTGTATATGACAAAGAAGGGAATGTGGGTATACATATGACAAAGAAGGGGCTTTGAATTTCACATCCTTGAGGTCCAAACTGTAATCACTCTCTGTGTTACATACATTGATCTTATGAACAGAGCAACTCAGCCTtgactacagaggaagaagatccaggccatacagaagagacctgataggctagggtcagatagcaggggaggaggactccaaCTCTCAGTAGTTTAGGGGAAAGGACAATGCAACGATATAGCCTTGCCAACAGAGTAAAAGAATCCAGGCCATACAGATGAGACTTGAAGGATTAGGGTCAAGTGGCAGGGAAAGAGGACTTTCCCTTTCAGTGGCCTAGGCGaaggagatgggaagagaggataGGTCTAGgtggagatgaaagagggggatACAATTCGtatataaaataactaaattgtaaatgttaaaaatttaaaaataaataaaaccaaaaaaaaaagatgacgaaaaaggaggaagacaaagaagaggagtaggaagaagaagaagaagaagaagaagaagaagaagaagaagaagaagaagaagaagaagaagaagaagaagaagaagaaaaagaagaagaagaagaagaagaagaagaagaagaagaagaagaagaagaagaagaagaagaagaagaagaagaagaagaagaagaagaagaattcctTCTTTCCCCTTATCTCATAGATAAGGATGAACAAGGTTGGGTACCTCTTCCTatgtattttttaagaaaagggcAACACATGTGTGGATTGCCAAAACTTATCTGAGGCCACAAAACACTCAATGTTGTCAGTGCCAGTACTATGCCACCAAAATAGGAAACATTACCTGTTAGACACATGTCTcctgattgtgtttttatattcCACCCCATAAGTAAGGAAAGTCCTTCAGGCCCAACAAAGACATCAACATATTAGAATATACTTGTCACATCTCAGAGAAAGTAGTGAAAGTGTCAATGATAACCTTGAATATCCTTCATAAGAAATTTGGTATTTGGTATTGAGTACTACATTCACAGTGGGTTGCTTCTATAATAGGcctggcagaaagaagagtttactAAAGAGACCTCAAGCTATGAGACTAGTGGAACAACAGACCTCAAACAAATAGGAATTTCCACAGAAATCTCATGTtgagtgaagaaaataaatatctcCAAAGGGAGAACTTTAACAACCCTCAAACCATCACGCCAGATAAGACTAAAGATCAGGCAGTAATGGGTCACTTGATGGTGGGTAAGGGCTGTATGTTGATCACTATTGTTAGATATGAACATTCCTAGTcctctatttaaattttaatctcaCTTCAAGACTGAAAGATGTACATCAGAGACTTCAGAGGGAGGGAGTGTCTCTTTATGCCTCATTCCAATATGGACACATAGGATAACTatctttccttctactttttaCTGTTAACTTGGATCTTTTAATGGCCTTACAGACGATAGTTTGCTGAACTCAACTTAATAGGGTCTcatatatgaaacaaaatttattAACCCTATAAATATTGTCAATAGCCTCTGAAAATATAACCTATTACTTTGTTCTAAACGTAACTACATTTATATAGCAAGCATAAAACTTTGTTAAAATTCAATGTCTTTGTtgcagtttctattactgtgataaaatacctggaTCAAACATAACTTAAAgggaaaatggtttattttgcttacacttccatatcacaagCCATCATGGGGAAAAGTCAGTGTAGAAACTCAAAGAAAGCAGGAGTTTGATACAGAGGACATGGAGGAATGCTCCTCATGACtagctcagcctgttttcttttctctttcaagacAACTAGGCCAATGGTACTACCACCTAATTGAGGTGAACCCTgacacatcaatcatcaatcaggaAAACAGCACACAAGTGTACCCACAGACTAATTTGGTGAGGCCATTTCCTTAGCTAAAGTTCccttttcccaaatgactctgacttttatcaagttgacataaaatttgcCAGCACACACAATACAACCAAAGATACCTACTTTTTCAGAAGAGattttctgaaaaacaagaaatagaTGTAACAAGAATCAAGAGCAGTGGGTTTTATATTAACTATAGTATACCTATATTATCAGATCACTATATTGTAGGAAAGAAAAATGCATAACATATATATTAGTATAACTTTGTTCCTATTCTAAAGCTATGGTAAGGAACAAGATATTCTAAATAGGTACAGTTATGCTCCTTCACTTTAGTTATACCAAAGGGACTCTTTTTCATAAGGTAgaaatatattaacaggaatgcAGGTGTGGGACATCGAAGttcaatttcaaagaaaaatattgaacttATGGACAAAGGACTCTTGTCTAATAAGTAGAAACTCTTTATCTCACTAAACACcatttttatcatttcaaaatAGGAGATCATTAAGTCGACATTTTTCCCTTGGCCAGAACTGATACCACATCTGAAAACATGCACCAAGGGCCCAGGTTATCCATGAAAGGGACAGCCGATATGCCCCACCAACATATTTTAAACTTTGTCTCACTGGTTTCTATAAATTATATATGATTTCCACAGTCATTATGGGCTGGaaattatgcacacacacacccacatttcACTTTATCATTTTTTGCTTCTTAATGTTTGATTgctagtgatatatatatatatatatatatatatatatatatatatatatatattcagtatggtgtttcttaaaattttgagaatttcatacaggcaTACAACATatggagcagacagagagagactgggcatGGTGTGGTATTTTAAACCTCAAAAACCATCCTCAGTAACATACCTCATCCTATAAGACCATACCTACCCTAACAAATCCATACCAATTGATCTTTGGAAACAGTTGCAATAAGTAGGGGTGACTActcattaaaatatatgaaagtatgttttttttttttctcattctaacCACCACACTTCtctagaagccatcaactgtcagtAGTTTGTCAGTTAGAGGGGCAGACTCCTAAGCCTCTCTCCAGTGCATGCTGGAATATTAACTGGCTTAATCTTATGACAGCCTTGTGCATGCAACCACAACTCCTGTGAATTCATGATGGCACTGTCATTATCTAGAAGACTCTATTTCATTCTAGTCTTTCCAGGcctttgactcttttttttttttttcaatgcagtttattcaggaacattgaacaatcctccgacccggggaaagccagcccacagcttaaatagcctctgggtagccaacccaggcgtgccacgggggcaatgcagataggtccacatacatggaagcaagccagatcctcagccttagccaaatgtggaattgttcatgacagagagcactcaccatccggaaggtggaaggcagaaaccagctccatctttaaggcatagcattccgcagctctctacagttccccctttttgttttggacacatcaggcaagagtagaggtctgatctctgatattagaaataaactgggactttgtacagatgttcatttaggtgtcatccacccaaagagcatcagacccgtctgatacctttttctcagaggcgggacctggggcatcaacccgcatgcaatcagacatgctcttctctgggtccaaagccgctgaccctgagtgcagtgcttagcttcgcatcctgagcgtatcattttagctttttatggtataaaaccatgcttggagagaatgtcctgcttcaatggctgtaaaggcctgaatgatcatggctgcatcacactgttgtgagactctaatcttgcatatataccacaggcaaaccaaggagaccaacaccagaaggcctgctaacactcccatgcccgcccattccttcagatgattcatggctgcagcaatccatgttgataatcctgtggctactcctgcgtccactctggtagaatttactgtgaaaatggccactctcagctgctccatcttagtatcgaattctccagtccaattacctaaaatatagctagacaattgtttagacagatttgcagcacaggaaaaattctcatgttgtatgctagtgacacaaagtccagcatactttcattgacagccaagttgagcgatttgccatagggtatcaatttgctcctgcacgaggtcaatcctctgattgaacaccatcaagcttccttttagttgagcattaattcctttatgtacaactaagatatgagctacattggctaaatgattattcagggtctgagcagtctgcccagtatgactcatggctaatgccctggtggtagctccaacagccgtcaatgagatggtagtaacaatggtggctgtagttccaagatcccttttctgtctgaagagagtcatagcgtgaggggcatcaatgggcacaggcacccagtgaggcatgcgagtaaccagggcatacctaaatttactagcattccagcattgggcaaaaaagcaagtatcattaccacaattacttggctctatctggctaataatgaataaaaatgggggatatagacaaacaggtgtgggcttataggaaatattatgagaagccttaacccctcgttggaacatcctgcgtcagttctagaactagcagtggtagtgtccgaggtctgagtaggttcaggagaccattgcccccaggggcgagacgtgctccatgccaattgactaactccatgttttcctcactagccattagggaaatgcaaatcaaaacaaccctgagatttcaccttacacccatgagaatggccaagatcaaaaactcaagtgacaacacatgctggagaggttgtg from Meriones unguiculatus strain TT.TT164.6M chromosome X, Bangor_MerUng_6.1, whole genome shotgun sequence encodes the following:
- the LOC132649910 gene encoding testis-specific gene A8 protein-like; the encoded protein is MDHPTSSIDFGEAKPKPVMLVKTKAACKLYPACILYGKASKAKKCGRRSQRKTSKKCDDIDDIQQLVLQKVKESQPNEESLWLEELSANIFSDQHARVSSASAITSETSTSTGEIVGIAHKTSTVASKTSTLLNKTSTMAGKISNTEGEISAVSREMSTIKDENSTLPVEISAILREISTIAGEISAIISETSNPACASANRKTTTSISFTTVEATGVEANMDEASTVDADNQ